The following proteins are encoded in a genomic region of Amycolatopsis sulphurea:
- a CDS encoding sarcosine oxidase subunit delta has product MQLIDCPWCGPREEVEFHYGGQASVAYPETPAELSDREWAEFVFYRDNPKGPFTERWSHAAGCRKWFNAVRDTRTYEFLATFRPSDPEPAVLRRDEEVSA; this is encoded by the coding sequence ATGCAGCTGATCGATTGTCCGTGGTGCGGCCCCCGCGAAGAGGTCGAGTTCCACTACGGCGGCCAAGCCAGCGTCGCGTACCCGGAGACGCCGGCCGAGCTGTCGGATCGGGAATGGGCCGAGTTCGTCTTCTACCGTGACAACCCGAAGGGGCCGTTCACCGAGCGCTGGAGTCACGCGGCCGGTTGCCGCAAGTGGTTCAACGCAGTGCGTGACACCCGCACGTACGAGTTCCTGGCGACCTTCCGCCCCAGCGACCCCGAACCAGCCGTCCTGCGCCGCGACGAGGAGGTGTCGGCATGA
- a CDS encoding 2Fe-2S iron-sulfur cluster-binding protein, producing MSRVAGYGRVDRDRTLTFTFDGRTYTGHPGDTLASALLANGVHLVGTSVKLGRPRGIGAAWTEDPTGLVQIEKPFPEPMLQASVVELTDGLVASGVDGHGWLADTADPARYDRKHVHTDTLVVGAGPAGLLAARSAARAGESVVFLDDRVEPGGTLTGTEVIDGRPSREFTADVVAELAANPQVKYLPRTTAFGHYDDGFVLALERRTDHLGAAAPAHRARQRVHRIRALKVVLATGAIERPVVFDDNDRPGIMLASAARDFLHRYGVLAGREVVVFTTDDAAYVAACDLADAGAAVTVLDARDRTPQEREASCVAKGITVRPSTVITGTEGAERITEVLARTPDGDLRISADLLLVSGGWNPAAHLFSHIKGALRYDPALGSFRPSGTLPGITVIGAADGTFDLADVLRDGAGDEAPTAAPEPARTPTKVLWRTEGDQTQQFVDIQRDATVAELARAVGAGMRSMEHVKRYTTVGTAHDQGKTSGVLASGITAELLGTDIAELGTTTFRPPYTPVAFAALAGRERGALYDPVRVTALHAWHVARGAVFEDVGQWKRARYYPLPGEDMDSAVLRECAAVRDGVGILDGSTLGKIDVQGPDSGVFLDRMYTNMMSTLKVGRVRYGVMCHNDGMVFDDGTVLRLAENRFFVTTTTGNAAHVLDWMEDWLQTEWPDLRVYLASVTEQWAVFPVVGPRARDVIGTVFPDVDVSKEEFPFMSWQDTTLDGVPVRLARISFSGELAWEVNVSGWYAPALWERLMAAGEPYGITPYGTEAMHVLRAEKGYPIIGQDTDGTVTPQDLGMSWVVSKKKEDFLGKRSFSRAENRNPLRKQFVSLLPTDRRTRLPEGSQIVERCDDGRLPAPPVPMLGHVTSSYHSAALARPFALALVKNGHARVGDLVHVPVDGVLVEAEIGATVLVDPEGARRDG from the coding sequence ATGAGCCGCGTCGCGGGGTACGGCCGCGTGGATCGGGACCGGACGCTCACGTTCACTTTCGACGGCCGCACCTACACCGGTCATCCTGGTGACACCCTGGCGTCCGCGTTGCTGGCGAACGGCGTGCACTTGGTGGGCACCAGCGTGAAACTGGGCCGCCCGCGCGGTATCGGGGCGGCCTGGACCGAAGACCCGACCGGGTTGGTGCAGATCGAAAAGCCTTTCCCTGAGCCGATGCTGCAGGCCTCCGTGGTCGAGCTGACCGACGGCCTGGTTGCGTCCGGAGTGGACGGTCACGGCTGGCTGGCCGATACTGCGGACCCGGCGCGGTACGATCGCAAGCACGTGCACACCGACACGCTCGTCGTGGGCGCAGGCCCGGCGGGTCTGCTCGCGGCCCGCAGCGCCGCGAGAGCGGGGGAGAGCGTGGTGTTTCTCGACGACCGAGTGGAGCCTGGGGGCACGCTCACCGGCACTGAGGTTATCGACGGGCGGCCGTCGCGCGAGTTCACCGCGGACGTCGTCGCTGAGCTGGCGGCGAATCCGCAGGTTAAGTACCTGCCGCGGACTACAGCGTTCGGCCACTACGACGACGGCTTCGTACTTGCGCTCGAACGCCGTACGGACCACCTGGGCGCCGCAGCGCCCGCACACCGCGCGCGTCAGCGCGTACATCGGATCCGCGCGCTGAAGGTGGTTCTCGCGACCGGGGCGATCGAACGGCCGGTGGTGTTCGACGACAACGACCGTCCGGGCATCATGCTCGCGTCGGCCGCGCGGGACTTCTTGCACCGGTACGGCGTGCTAGCCGGGCGTGAGGTGGTGGTCTTCACGACCGACGACGCGGCGTACGTCGCCGCCTGCGACCTCGCGGACGCTGGGGCCGCAGTAACCGTGCTCGATGCGCGTGACCGCACTCCGCAGGAGCGGGAAGCCAGCTGCGTCGCCAAGGGGATCACCGTACGTCCGTCCACGGTCATCACCGGCACCGAAGGCGCTGAACGGATTACCGAGGTGCTCGCGCGCACTCCGGATGGTGATCTCCGGATCTCCGCGGATCTGTTGCTCGTCTCCGGTGGCTGGAACCCCGCAGCGCATTTGTTCAGCCACATCAAGGGAGCGCTCCGCTACGATCCCGCGCTCGGTTCGTTCCGGCCTTCTGGGACGCTTCCCGGAATCACCGTGATCGGCGCCGCCGACGGCACTTTCGACCTTGCCGACGTACTGCGTGACGGCGCGGGAGACGAAGCCCCGACCGCCGCGCCGGAACCAGCGCGTACGCCGACGAAGGTGCTGTGGCGGACCGAAGGGGACCAGACGCAGCAGTTCGTGGACATTCAGCGCGACGCCACCGTCGCAGAGCTGGCGCGCGCTGTCGGGGCCGGTATGCGGTCAATGGAGCACGTCAAGCGCTACACGACCGTTGGCACTGCGCATGACCAGGGCAAGACCTCCGGCGTGCTCGCGTCGGGCATAACGGCGGAGCTGCTCGGTACGGACATCGCTGAGCTGGGTACGACGACTTTTCGCCCGCCGTACACCCCAGTCGCCTTCGCGGCCTTGGCCGGTCGTGAGCGCGGCGCGCTGTACGACCCGGTGCGGGTCACAGCGCTGCACGCCTGGCACGTCGCGCGAGGCGCGGTGTTCGAGGACGTGGGGCAGTGGAAGCGCGCCCGCTACTACCCGCTTCCCGGCGAAGACATGGACAGCGCAGTCCTACGCGAGTGCGCGGCCGTACGTGACGGCGTCGGCATCCTCGACGGTTCGACGCTCGGCAAGATCGACGTACAGGGTCCCGATTCGGGCGTGTTCCTAGACCGCATGTACACGAACATGATGAGCACGTTGAAGGTCGGCCGGGTGCGGTACGGCGTGATGTGCCACAACGACGGCATGGTTTTCGACGACGGCACGGTGCTGCGCCTGGCGGAGAACCGGTTCTTCGTCACCACCACGACCGGTAACGCGGCCCACGTGCTCGATTGGATGGAGGACTGGCTGCAGACCGAATGGCCGGACCTGCGCGTGTACCTCGCGTCGGTGACCGAGCAGTGGGCGGTCTTCCCTGTCGTCGGCCCGCGCGCACGGGACGTCATCGGCACGGTGTTTCCCGACGTGGACGTGTCGAAGGAGGAGTTCCCCTTCATGTCCTGGCAGGACACCACGCTCGACGGTGTCCCGGTGCGGCTCGCGCGCATCTCCTTCTCCGGTGAGCTGGCGTGGGAAGTCAATGTGAGCGGCTGGTACGCCCCGGCGCTGTGGGAGCGGCTGATGGCTGCGGGGGAGCCGTACGGCATCACGCCGTACGGTACGGAGGCGATGCACGTGCTGCGTGCGGAGAAGGGCTACCCGATCATCGGGCAGGACACCGATGGCACGGTCACCCCGCAGGATCTCGGGATGAGCTGGGTGGTGTCGAAGAAGAAGGAAGACTTCCTCGGCAAGAGGTCGTTCTCCCGGGCGGAGAACCGGAATCCGCTGCGCAAGCAGTTCGTCTCCCTGCTGCCGACCGACCGGCGTACGCGGCTGCCCGAAGGCTCGCAGATCGTCGAGCGCTGCGACGACGGCCGGCTGCCCGCACCGCCGGTGCCGATGCTCGGGCACGTCACTTCCAGCTATCACAGCGCCGCGCTCGCCCGGCCGTTCGCGCTCGCGCTGGTGAAGAACGGTCACGCCCGCGTCGGCGATCTCGTGCACGTCCCGGTGGACGGCGTGCTGGTCGAGGCGGAGATCGGCGCGACCGTGCTCGTGGACCCGGAAGGAGCCCGCCGCGATGGCTGA
- a CDS encoding sarcosine oxidase subunit gamma, translating to MAEVLYPAHPLSAWAEALDELSRAGLGLTVTPEPPVAAVDVRLETPGPGGDALGRALGTALPLIPNTWTHTSDGQLIWLSPDEWLVTAEDSRPDELESELRWIVSAYDGAAVDVSAQRTTLRLRGPRARDLLTFGCALDLRPSAFPAGSAAQTTVGRAGVLLLALGDEDLRVFVRPSFAGYFVEWVLDAAQEYRAAG from the coding sequence ATGGCTGAAGTCCTGTACCCGGCACATCCCCTGTCGGCCTGGGCTGAGGCGCTGGACGAGCTGTCCCGCGCCGGGCTCGGCCTGACCGTCACGCCGGAACCTCCCGTGGCCGCCGTGGACGTCCGGCTCGAAACACCCGGCCCGGGCGGGGACGCGCTCGGCCGGGCGCTCGGCACAGCGCTGCCCCTGATTCCGAACACCTGGACACATACGTCAGATGGTCAGCTCATATGGCTGAGTCCGGACGAATGGCTGGTCACCGCCGAGGACAGCAGGCCCGACGAGCTGGAAAGCGAACTACGCTGGATCGTGTCCGCCTACGACGGCGCCGCTGTCGACGTTTCCGCGCAGCGAACCACCCTCCGGCTGCGCGGCCCGCGTGCCCGGGACCTGCTGACCTTCGGCTGCGCACTCGACCTGCGGCCGTCGGCCTTCCCGGCGGGTTCGGCCGCGCAGACCACGGTCGGGCGGGCCGGTGTGCTGCTGCTCGCGCTGGGCGATGAGGACCTGCGGGTGTTCGTACGCCCGTCTTTCGCGGGGTACTTCGTCGAGTGGGTTCTCGATGCGGCGCAGGAGTATCGGGCGGCGGGCTGA